The Carassius auratus strain Wakin unplaced genomic scaffold, ASM336829v1 scaf_tig00215724, whole genome shotgun sequence DNA window TCTTCAGTTTCTTAGATCACAGTGGATTGAGAGCGAACACAGATACTATTATGTCACGGGAGTTCAGAGCAGGTGGTGTTTAGTCTTGTGGGCATGGAAATGTGATATAAACAGAGCGGATGTGAAGTGGAGAATCCTGTGTCTTGCTCAGCAGTCCTGTGTGACGCTGAATAGAGAACAAGGGCTGGAAGTGAGGGGGAAGGGGTCACGGGACGCACAAGAACAAACATAACAGACGGCTAAAAGGCCCTCAAAGAGCTCATGACTAAAGCCCAAAGGCCAGTGTCTTTTCTTTAAGCTAATAATGATGACTTAAAGCGTGTAAATACAAGCTTGCGATGTTTGAGCTGGAAACAAGACACCAGCACAAACCGTTTATTCAATTTCACCATTCAGGCAGAAGAGAGAAATATATCCAgtgatggatgaatgaatatCATTCTTAGTCCATTAGACATACAGGACAGATTAAAAGACCGATTAAAAACATTCGGGGGCTTAAAActgaatcaaaatgttttttcttttctttttttacatgacaaaaaaattgAAGCAGATGTCGAGGAATTTAATTTGAATctgaaatctgtaaaaatgtgaaaaacaagcCCTATGGAGAACTGCAAGGGTTAAAGTAGAGCTCTGAATAACTAGTCTGCCATCTAGTGTCCATCTTTGGGCTTTATGTGCACATTATGAGCCTTTCCTCTTACTAAATctaggacagacagacagatgtttaGCATGAATTTAGATACTCGCCATCCAAATTATTGGGTCATATGAAAAGGCCATGTATTTTGATACTGCAAAAAGTAGAAATGATAGAGTAGAAAGTAATAATGCATAACTGAAATGGCTCTGTCAGACCATAGCACTTTTCTGTGGTAGCTCAGCATCCCATGGGATTCATTACGGCTCTGTAAACTAAGAGGAAACACTAGATATGGCtccttttatcagctgtttgactgGAGATGAAGGGAGATTCTGAAAGCCAGCCCTGGCAGCTGTgaggaaaacaaacagacagtaaAACACTGCGCTTAATGCAAGAAACTGGACTAAATAAAAAGCAACCGGCACAATCAAGGCAGCTCCCACTGAACTGTACAATAATTAGTGCTATTTTTTCAAACACCACGTTTGTTGTTGATGTCTTGATTGTCAATtcgattttatgtttttgaaagaagactatttaatacaaaatacagtaaaaactgtaatggtgtcatattataattatacatatacaccaatgatgaaaacaaatgcattaagtttttttaattttttttatcataataatcCCAAACTTTGGGGATCTCACCTAGTCTGGCACTGGTCTCCTTTAGCAGCAGCTGTGATTTCTCACGGAAAGACAGCAGCTCCCTCATTACACAACACTGTGAGTCCATCTGTGAAGGAAgacaagtaaagacatttaaaaatgaaaatatgccacCAAAGAGTAgtatcatttttgttttaggaTATTTGTTGTATATAGCACACATTAAGCTGGTATTGTAAATAAAGGAGATGCTCTAAGGGgctgtgatgagctttgattttGGCAAGAAAGTAGTTATTAAAACATGCcatttaagccttttttttttgctttagcaTTGCTTACCTTTTTTGGCTTTacttattagttaaaaaaaaaaaataataatttaaatcctATATTAAATCTAATATAGTTGGGTCAAAGATGAGACGTTCCAATTTGGTGTCTGCAAATTAAACTTACAAAAATTATTCTATTTACAAAGAAAGCATATGAAAAGTTTCAAATAACatctgatttaataaaatatcaaatatcaatgTTCCATggtcattcagtgtaacagatatatttaatgtaaaaacgaaacacaaacacacacacatatatatatatatatagaagtgaACAtactaaattgtattatattttaaatgattttaaacctTCTTGGTTTATTTTTACACCGGATAACATTTTAGTGGGTGTCTTCcataaataaaaggtaaaaatgtattataatcttcattttttttctcagaacaaataaaatgaaaaagggcACATTATCacgtacaaaataaataaatcaataaataaagctGTATTTAACATTTACTGTTACAAGTTACATTATAATGCAAAATACACTTTTGTCTCACAGCCCTCAATTGTATTTTTGGCCCTTTGTAGTACAATGTTTGGTCCCCTCTGGTATATAGTTACCATAAAAATGGTAAAGAACACatagcatttaatatatatatatatatatatatatatatatatatatatataaaacatttatagcaaatataaaaaCTGCCACAAATGTCTTTGTGACAAGGCTAGTGAATATGTTGTCAGATGTCTATGGCTCTCTGGTCTGAATATATACGGTCTTTTAGTGAATAATAAAGCATCATGGTCTCACCACGAGCTCCATGTTTCGGAGTAGTTTTTGCTGTCCCACGAGCACCGCCTTGTAGTCCGGTTTGTTCAGAATGAGCTGACTCTGTGAGGACTTTTCAAAGCACGATGGGTCCAGCGGCAGCCCCTTCTCTTCACCTCGCTCCACACATCTGCAAAGGGACAGAGAAGAGGATGAATCCGAGCGTCCTTCAGTGTCCATGTGTGCTGCTGGTGCGTTTATGAAGCTGTGCTCACTTGTCTAGTTCGTCAGCTTTGCTCCGATGTTGGTTCAGAAGCGACTCCCATGACATACTCTCAGCCTGTAACCTACACGAGCACAAGACCATTACACATGTCAGATGCAGTCAGAAAATGAAACAGATGACCACTGTATTATCTGAGGTGGACGAGAGCAGAGAATTACCTGTCTATGTCCTCCTGAATGTGTGCAGTGGTCATGTTAACAACAGGGTCactgcacacagagagagagggagagaagataGATGTATTAAAGTGGAGAGTGCTTCAGGATCGAGGGACTAATGCTGAAACACTGACGGACCTCTCAACAGCTGGAAGTGAACTCGGAGTCTCTCTTCTGATGTCTTCAGCCAGACTGTCCCACTCTCCGTGCAAAGATTCAACTGGAAGTTATAGTTTGGACAACATTCAGTAAGTGTGGGCCTTTTCTGTGACTGTTTTGTTTCGCTAAGACTGCAGAACACTTATAGATGAGTTTTTGTTGATAAGATGAAACAGTTTGTTTGGAAATATACTGTATAAGAATGTGTTGAAAATGACACTAAatacactaccactcaaaagtgtttttttatttggattacacaaaatatatactgaaaggtgatcatattaaaaatgattataaattattaaaaatgtatttctgaaaaaCTGGTTGTTTGAAGGATAGTggcaaaaaaaggtaaataattaatattaattattattaatattatatttttaaaataaatcagtgcttttattcagcatggacccattaaattgatctcaagtgtaagtaaagacatttataatgtttgtaaagatgtttctatgttttgaaataaatgcaATACCTTTTAACTTTCGgttcatcaaagaataaaaaaaaactaaatccgtttccacaaaaatattctgcagcttaactgtttccaacattaataataataataataataaaagtttcttgagcagcaaatcagcatatcagaatgatttctgaaggatcatgtgacactgaagactggaggaatgatgctgaaaactcagctttgatcacagaaatgaattatgtttgaaaatatatttaaacagaaaa harbors:
- the LOC113095448 gene encoding kinetochore-associated protein DSN1 homolog, with product MAELQNGEIEPCEDSSINTRVPEVSQGVKRPRDSSPVPGPPQKSPARSGEEERLQDSKMSSAEDSVRDSVSVSAPEPNGVRRKSWRRSSRGRRSLPAFSCSSQPLCETISLSLPDNERLEMLIKAAMQRTVKRAKSSLYTVPGVDTETLQAQVESLHGEWDSLAEDIRRETPSSLPAVESDPVVNMTTAHIQEDIDRLQAESMSWESLLNQHRSKADELDKCVERGEEKGLPLDPSCFEKSSQSQLILNKPDYKAVLVGQQKLLRNMELVMDSQCCVMRELLSFREKSQLLLKETSARLAARAGFQNLPSSPVKQLIKGAISSVSS